From a region of the Paenibacillus sp. FSL R10-2734 genome:
- a CDS encoding glycosyl hydrolase 115 family protein, translating to MALQSKDRVEVQIDAQEHQGIGLAINDLINDLSQVMDIQGVCRKYLSDVEGFSIVVGTLSNPAFSEFLKNRKFDFSKIAGKKEHYLIKSTGEEGRQLVIAGSDTRGAIYGIYEFSRVALGVNPLYLWTGHTAAAIESLDFSSILMSDGPHTFSYRGWFINDEDLLLGWTGKFDTNFQNNAFTKHAGYADAMEPIMETALRLKQNLLIPCSLLDIFDPSDEDLVRRVAERGLLITQHHIEPLGVFPRRVQRYWQDRGDSEPLSYTKNPGKYEEVWRLYAGRWARYDNVVWQLGLRGMGDKPVWADDPYAPDTDSGRGQLIAGAIAKQLEVITEAVGHSNFASTATLWMEGMELLKGGHLSFPQETMIIHADFGPTQMLGDSFYEVKREPGRQYGVYYHVAFWSDGPHQVQGTLPQKIHYNLQAAVQQGNTDYLVVNVTNVREMLLGTQFTAALGWNFENNQPEQFMQNWAVEHYGQQCSVAAVRAYQAYFAAFHSLDNQGYAGRMLLMDGMCRRLIIKLTAILNGQPFTKDEIQNKTLLAFDQTADFVVYYKNATEEALPKWNIALNEAYQSLQEIPEERKEFFTTNLLVQLSLIRGLYRAVHQLANAAEAVLAGGTRKEIHVRVLILEAAAELQQASIIRLHAERGKWKGWYDGDVLLNLSDLIRQIRECAANK from the coding sequence TTGGCATTACAGAGTAAGGATAGAGTGGAAGTCCAAATTGACGCTCAGGAACATCAGGGAATTGGGTTAGCTATAAATGATTTAATCAATGATTTGAGCCAAGTAATGGACATTCAGGGAGTGTGCCGAAAATACCTTTCAGATGTAGAAGGGTTTTCCATTGTTGTGGGAACCTTAAGCAATCCTGCGTTTTCGGAATTCTTAAAGAATAGAAAATTCGATTTCAGCAAAATCGCTGGGAAAAAAGAGCATTACCTCATTAAGAGTACCGGTGAAGAGGGGCGTCAGCTCGTTATTGCCGGCAGTGATACTCGGGGGGCGATTTATGGCATCTATGAATTTAGCCGGGTTGCTCTTGGCGTGAATCCCTTGTATTTGTGGACAGGCCATACCGCAGCAGCCATAGAAAGCCTCGATTTCAGCAGCATCTTGATGTCTGACGGACCTCATACCTTCAGCTACCGTGGTTGGTTTATCAATGATGAAGATCTGTTGCTGGGGTGGACCGGCAAATTCGATACGAATTTTCAGAACAATGCATTCACGAAGCATGCAGGTTATGCAGATGCAATGGAACCGATTATGGAGACTGCACTACGACTTAAACAGAATCTGTTGATTCCATGTTCCTTGCTTGATATTTTCGATCCATCAGATGAAGATTTGGTTCGGCGGGTGGCGGAACGTGGACTGCTTATTACCCAGCATCATATCGAGCCGTTAGGAGTATTCCCAAGGCGTGTTCAACGCTACTGGCAGGACCGAGGAGATAGTGAGCCTCTATCCTACACGAAGAACCCAGGGAAGTATGAAGAGGTCTGGAGACTTTATGCAGGTCGTTGGGCGAGGTATGACAACGTGGTTTGGCAGCTTGGCCTTCGCGGCATGGGTGACAAGCCTGTATGGGCAGATGATCCTTATGCGCCAGATACAGATAGTGGAAGAGGTCAGTTAATCGCTGGTGCCATTGCTAAGCAACTTGAAGTCATTACTGAAGCAGTGGGTCACAGCAACTTCGCCTCGACGGCTACTTTATGGATGGAAGGAATGGAGCTTCTGAAGGGAGGACATTTGTCATTTCCGCAGGAAACGATGATTATCCATGCGGATTTCGGCCCGACCCAGATGTTAGGTGACAGTTTCTATGAGGTGAAACGGGAGCCGGGAAGGCAATATGGCGTATATTATCACGTCGCTTTTTGGAGTGACGGACCTCATCAGGTTCAAGGAACCTTACCTCAGAAAATTCATTACAATCTGCAAGCAGCTGTTCAGCAAGGGAATACCGACTATCTTGTCGTTAACGTAACGAATGTCAGAGAGATGCTTCTTGGAACCCAATTCACCGCCGCCTTAGGCTGGAACTTTGAAAATAATCAGCCGGAACAGTTTATGCAGAATTGGGCAGTCGAGCATTACGGGCAGCAATGCAGTGTGGCAGCGGTACGGGCTTATCAAGCTTATTTCGCAGCATTCCATTCGCTAGACAACCAGGGATATGCTGGCCGTATGCTCCTGATGGATGGCATGTGCCGAAGATTAATTATCAAATTGACAGCTATTTTGAATGGTCAACCGTTCACCAAAGACGAGATCCAGAACAAAACTCTATTGGCATTTGATCAAACAGCGGACTTCGTAGTGTATTACAAAAATGCCACTGAAGAGGCCCTTCCGAAGTGGAATATCGCTTTGAACGAGGCTTATCAATCTTTACAGGAAATCCCAGAGGAGCGAAAAGAGTTCTTTACTACCAACCTTCTGGTCCAGCTGTCTCTCATCCGCGGATTATACCGGGCAGTTCATCAGCTGGCTAATGCGGCAGAGGCCGTACTTGCTGGTGGCACAAGGAAAGAGATTCACGTGCGTGTTCTAATCTTGGAAGCTGCAGCGGAACTTCAGCAGGCATCCATCATCCGCTTACACGCTGAGAGAGGCAAGTGGAAAGGATGGTATGACGGCGATGTATTGCTAAACCTTTCAGATCTTATCCGTCAGATAAGAGAATGTGCAGCGAATAAATGA
- a CDS encoding glycosyl hydrolase family 28 protein, with product MYLSKRKWRVGNLLTKMILVAALIFSVNISMAQPASAATVVTYPSYFGTSQTYTLKVDSTTIRVARQFDYSFAQFSYSGTATFKVTASENINTYDISPHSYGIEATVSGKDLSFTLPQAESRYLVIKINNMENLVIMADPPETDRPSPNGGSVKSINDYSGVDKTGGTLMTSIIQQAINDANARSGGGTVYFPSGIYKFSQLEMKSNVTLYLAAGAVLRGSSDVNDYDFSGDVFPAANIRIVGKSNVAIKGRGMIDSNGTTLTTGDSGPNRENIISSSKSGGGTKPNNLTFEGITLRDGTTWNFRIQDATNVSIKNVKIINNVNWIHGDGFDLVNTSHAVVDQCFGYTGDDVFDAKSSSEEPMTDVVYKNSVAFTESAGTKVGMQGQASVSDIWFMNIDVIQGYRGISVDHDQGNGVWDDIHFIDIRTEKIFNNGTSGQFRTAPILIWTAKYGSNEVGPVSNIELTRVSFENINNFHSFIQGYDSTSKVSNVTITDLMMNGEKITSASQGLINIGPNTSNITFQ from the coding sequence ATGTATTTGAGTAAAAGGAAATGGCGAGTTGGAAATTTGTTGACGAAAATGATCCTAGTTGCTGCCCTCATATTCAGTGTCAATATTAGCATGGCTCAACCTGCTTCGGCTGCAACTGTAGTAACATATCCTTCTTACTTCGGTACAAGCCAGACCTACACTTTGAAGGTTGATTCGACTACGATCAGGGTTGCCAGGCAGTTTGATTATTCCTTTGCCCAGTTTTCTTATTCCGGTACGGCTACATTCAAAGTAACAGCCTCAGAAAACATCAACACCTATGACATCAGCCCGCACAGTTACGGCATCGAGGCAACGGTAAGCGGCAAGGATCTAAGCTTCACCCTTCCCCAAGCCGAATCGCGGTACTTAGTGATCAAGATCAATAACATGGAGAACCTGGTCATTATGGCTGATCCTCCAGAAACAGACAGACCATCGCCCAATGGCGGCAGTGTAAAGAGCATCAATGATTATTCGGGCGTGGACAAAACGGGCGGCACATTAATGACGTCCATCATCCAACAAGCCATCAATGACGCAAACGCTCGTTCCGGCGGCGGCACTGTTTATTTTCCGTCGGGTATTTATAAGTTCTCTCAACTTGAGATGAAAAGTAACGTTACGCTCTATTTAGCTGCCGGTGCCGTACTTCGCGGGTCATCGGATGTAAACGACTATGATTTCTCCGGGGACGTTTTTCCCGCAGCCAACATCCGTATCGTAGGGAAATCGAACGTAGCGATCAAAGGAAGAGGGATGATCGACTCCAATGGGACTACGCTTACAACGGGCGATAGCGGGCCGAACCGTGAGAACATTATCTCTTCTTCCAAAAGTGGAGGGGGAACCAAACCCAATAATCTAACTTTCGAGGGTATCACTCTAAGGGATGGAACTACTTGGAACTTCAGGATTCAGGACGCTACTAACGTCAGCATCAAAAATGTGAAGATTATAAATAACGTTAACTGGATCCATGGAGATGGCTTTGATCTCGTCAATACTTCTCACGCTGTTGTGGATCAATGCTTCGGCTATACCGGCGATGACGTATTTGATGCGAAATCATCATCGGAAGAACCGATGACGGATGTCGTATACAAAAATTCGGTTGCCTTTACCGAATCTGCAGGTACCAAGGTAGGCATGCAAGGACAGGCATCGGTCAGTGATATTTGGTTTATGAATATTGACGTGATCCAGGGCTATCGGGGCATCAGCGTGGATCATGACCAAGGGAATGGTGTATGGGATGATATTCATTTTATCGACATCCGTACGGAAAAGATCTTTAACAATGGCACCTCCGGCCAATTTAGGACGGCTCCGATCCTCATCTGGACGGCTAAATATGGCAGTAACGAGGTTGGCCCAGTTAGCAATATAGAACTGACCCGCGTCAGCTTTGAGAATATCAACAATTTTCATTCCTTCATTCAAGGTTATGATAGCACAAGCAAAGTTTCCAATGTAACCATCACTGATCTAATGATGAATGGTGAGAAGATCACTAGCGCTTCCCAGGGGCTAATTAATATCGGCCCGAACACGTCCAATATTACTTTTCAATAA